GTCGTGTTCGGACACGGCGAAGTCCGCCAGTAATCGCGTCGCCAACGACGACTTATGAAACTGCAAGTGCTCGGCCCGGCCGATTTTCTGAAGATGCCGTGGAAGAACGGCCAGGGGGTGACGACGGAACTCGCCGTCGCACGACGCGCCGACGACGACGGCTTTGACTGGCGCATCAGCACCGCGACGGTCGCCGTACCGGGACCGTTCTCCGTGTTCTCCGGCATCGACCGTTCGCTGGCCATTGTCCGGGGCGGCACATTGACGCTCAACGTCGAGGGCCGTCCGGACGTCACGCTCACCACGCGCACGCCTGCCTACCCCTTCGCGGGAGAGTTGGCGGTGAGCAGTACGCCGGTGCTGGAGACGGCCGGTGTCCCCATTGACGACTTCAACGTCATGACGCGCCGCGCCGAGTGGCAGCACACGCTGGTTCAGCATCATCTCGATGGAGCACCGGTCACGTGGGCACTGCCCGTGGAGGCCGATGCCGTCGCCTTCCTCTACTGCGCGAACGGACAAGTGCGATTGACTTTCGGTGATGGTCAGACCGTGAGCG
This window of the Pandoraea fibrosis genome carries:
- a CDS encoding HutD/Ves family protein, translating into MKLQVLGPADFLKMPWKNGQGVTTELAVARRADDDGFDWRISTATVAVPGPFSVFSGIDRSLAIVRGGTLTLNVEGRPDVTLTTRTPAYPFAGELAVSSTPVLETAGVPIDDFNVMTRRAEWQHTLVQHHLDGAPVTWALPVEADAVAFLYCANGQVRLTFGDGQTVSVAEGHALRIDGSDSKACELHADANPAEVFLTTLSRR